TGTTCATTGACCCGTCGTCGTTCGGATTCTACAATCGCAACGACAATAAATCAACATGTTGTTCAAATAAGGATTATACGCGGCAATGCCATACATCGAGATGAACCACAGCGTCAAACGCTATCGCATGGGAGACACCGTCATCGAAGCCAACAAGGACGTTACCTTCGCCATCGAGCAGGGGGAGCTCGCCATCATCCTCGGCGCGTCCGGCGCGGGCAAATCGACGGTGCTCAACATCCTGGGCGGCATGGACACCAACACCTCGGGGCAGGTCGTCATCGACGGCAAGGACATCTCCGGATATTCCGCCCGGCAACTCACCGACTACCGTCGCAACGACATCGGCTTCGTGTTCCAGTTCTACAATCTCGTCGCCAACCTCACCGCCAAGGAGAACGTCGAACTCGCCTCCGAAATCGTCGCGGACGCGCAGGACCCCGTGCAGGCGCTGACCGACGTGGGATTGCGCGACCGTGTGAACAACTTCCCCGCGCAGCTGTCCGGCGGGGAGCAGCAGCGCGTCGCCATCGCCAGGGCCGTGGCGAAGAACCCGAAGATCCTGCTGTGCGACGAACCCACCGGCGCCCTCGACTACAACACCGGCAAACAGGTGCTCCAGATCCTGCAGGACATGAGCCGCCAACGCGGCGCCACCGTCGTCATCGTCACGCACAACTCGGCCATCGCTCCCATCGCGGACCGGGTGATCCGCATGCACGACGGACGCGTCACCGCCGTGGAGACCAACGAACATCCGATGGACATCAAGGATCTGGAGTGGTGACATGAGCAGACGCATGCTGCGCAAAGACATCCGTCTGGCCTTCACGCATTCGTGGGGACGCTTCGTCTCCATCGTCTGCCTGATGGCGCTGGGGTCGTTCGCCTTGGTCGGACTGTGGGTCACAGGGCCGGATATGGAGGCGACCGGCAAGGCGTTCTATGGAGAGCACAACCTCGCCGACGTGACCGTGGTGTCCGAATACGGGCTGAACGACGACGACCGGACCGTCATCTCGGGCACGCCGGGCGTGCGCCAGGCGGAATTCGGATATTTCAAGGACGTGGTCATCAAAGGGACGAACCGCAGCGTGCGGATCAACTCGCTGCCCGAAGCCGTATCCACCTATGAGGTGATCGAAGGCAGACTGCCCCAGGCCGCCGACGAGATCGCGCTGGACGAGGGGCTGGAGGACTCCTACGGCGTCGGCAGCACCTTCACACTCACCGAGGAGCCGGACATCGCCGGAGACACGGTGCTGACCGCCGACGAATTCGAAGTGGTGGGATTCGTGCGTTCCAGCGAGGCGATCTCCGGACTCAACCTGGGCACATCCACGGCGGGCAGCGGACAGCTCAACCAGTACGCGGTCGTGACCGAAGCGGCATTCGATTCCGACGTGGCGATGATCGCCCGCATCACCTTCACCGACACGCAGGGACTCGACTATTGGAGCGACGAATACGCCGACCGCGTGCAGGAGCACAAGGACGAGCTCTCCACGCGTCTTGCGGACCAGCCCGACAAACGTGTGGAGGAGATCCGAGAAAGCCGGCGCGAGCAGATAGCCAAGGCCCGCCAGCAGGTCGACGAGGCCAAGACGCAGCTTGCCGACGCCGAGGCGCAACTCGACCAAGCCAAAGCGCAGATCGAGGCCGGCAAGGATCAGATCTCAACCGAAAGCAGTACCGCGGTTTTGGGCGCGCAGGCCACGATGGACGACATCGGCGGCGATCTCGACGTGATCGATTCTTCGATCAACGCGCTGCGCGACGCCCAACAGCGGCTGGAGGAGGTGCTGTCCGACAATCGCAGCCAACAGGCCGATTCCCTCGAATCCGCCCAACAGCAGCTTCAGGCGCTGAACGATGCCATCGGCGACCTGTACAACCAGATTGGCAGCACGGCCGACCAAATCCAGGATTCGCAGCGCTCCATCCGCTCCAAGGCGAGTGACCTCGCCGACTCCGCGACGGACGGCACAAGCCAGCTGATCGAAGGCCAGCGCACGCTGGAACAGGCCGAGGAGGAATACCAGACCAAGCTCGACGAATTCAACGAGGCCAAGCCGGCGGCCGAGGAGCAGATCGCCGAAGCCGAACGGCAGATCCGTCTCGCCGAGGAGAAGGTGGAGGGCCTGAGCGTGCCGGCCTATTCCGTCAACGGGCGGCGCGAGGGACTTGGCGGCGAGGGCTACCGCGTGTACATGATCATCGCGGACATCGTGGCGAAACTGGCGCGCATCTTCCCGATATTCCTCTATCTGGTGGCGGCGCTGGTCACCTTCGCGACCATGGGACGCATGGTCGACGAGGAGCGCGTCAACTCCGGCACCCTCAAAGCGCTGGGATACTCCGATATGGATGTGATGCGGAAGTTCACCATGTACGGCTTCGCCGCCTCTACCGTCGGCACCATAATCGGCGCGGCCGCCGGACACACGCTGCTGCCGCTGATCGTGGACCGGGCGTATTCGAACGGATTCCGCCTGCCACGCATCAGTCTCGAATTCCACCCCGGCATCACGCTCGTGGCGTTCCTGCTCGCCTGGGCGAGCGCCGTGCTGCCCTCATGGCTGGTCGCCTCGCGCGAACTGCGAGAGAAGCCCGCCGCCCTGCTGTTGCCCAAACCGCCCGCCAAAGGGTCCACGATCCTGCTCGAACGGGTCACGCCGCTATGGAACCGGATGAGCTTCACGCGCAAGGTCACGGCGCGCAACCTGTTCCGATACAAGGGACGCATGGTGATGACCATATTCGGCGTGTGCGGCGCGGTGGCGCTGCTGTTCGCCGGGCTCGGCGTGCAGGGCTCCATCGGCGAGATCAGCGAGCGCCAGTTCGGCGACCTGATCCACTACGACCTCATCGTGGCGGAGAACTCCGACAACAACCAGGAGCAGAGCGACGAGGTGCAGACGGCGCTCGAGGACGACGCGGTGCGCTCGTCGATGCCCATCCACTACGAGACGCTGACGAAAACCGTCCGGGATTCCGTCGACAAGCAGGAGATGACCCTGCTGGTGACGGACGACCCGTACAACTACGGCGACTATATGACGCTGCGCGAGCGCGGCACGGAGCGCACCCAGGTGCTCACCGACAACGGCGCCGTCATTTCGGAACGGCTCAGCGAAACCTTGGGCGTCGGCGTGGGCGACACGTTCACGGTGGACGACGAGAACGGCGTGGAGCGCCGCATCACGGTCACCGGCGTGTGCGAGATGTATATCGGACATTTCGTGGTCATGAGCTCCGGAGGCTACGAACGCGCCTTCCATCAGGAATACCAGTCCAATGCGCATATGGTCAGGCTCGTCGACACCAGCACCGACAACGCGGCCGAGCAGGGGGCGCGGTTCATGGAGCTTTCCGGCGTGAGGGGAGTGGTGCAGAACATCACGAACAAGCAGATGGTCGACCAGATCGTCATCTCGCTCAACCAGATCATGGAGGTGCTGATCGTCGTGGCCGTGCTGCTCGGCGTGGTGATCCTCTACAACCTCACCAATCTCAACGTGTCCGAACGCATCCGCGAGCTGTCCACCATCAAGGTGCTCGGCTTCCACACGGGCGAGACGACGATGTACATCTACCGGGAGACTCTGGTGCTGTCGGCGTTGGGCGTTCTGGCCGGGTTCGGGTTCGGCGCGTGGCTGCACCGCTACATCATCACCGAAGTGCCGCCCGACGAAGTGATGTTCGATCCCTCCCTCGTGCCGCACGCCTTCTGGATGCCGGCCCTGGTGATCGCGCTGGTGCTCGCCGCGCTCGGCTGGGTCGTGTGGCGCCGGCTGAAGAAGGTCGATATGCTCGCCGCGCTGAAGTCCGTCGACTGACGGACGGGATTCGCCATGCTTTTTGCGCATGGCTGAACCCTCGTGCGAAACATTTGAATCCGAAATACGCCTCTCCTAGAGTGTGAGGCGTATCAATGATGCGCCTCCGGTCCGGTCGCGCCCGCCGTCGCGGCGGCCGTCGGCCGGGCGGGAGCGCCGTTCAAGGAGCGATTCTATGAAGGCAGCGATTTACAAAGGCATCAAGCAGATGGCGTGCGAGGAGCGTCCCGCGCCCGCGATCGTCGACGCCGGCGACGCGATCATCCGCGTGGTGCGCGCCTGCGTGTGCGGTTCGGACCTGTGGTTCTTCCGCGACGGCCGTGACGCGGACACGCAGACCGGCCATGAGGCGATCGGCGTGGTCGAGTCGGTGGGTGACGACGTGACCGTCGCCAAGCCGGGCGATTTCGTGGTCGTGCCGTTCCCGTTCTCCTGCGGCGTGTGCCCGGTGTGTAAGGCCGGTTTCGAGTCGAGCTGTCCGCACGGCGGCTATTTCGGCTCCGACGAGGGCATGGGCTGCCAGGCCGAGACGCTGCGCGTGCCGCATGCCAACGGCACGCTGGTGGTGGTTCCGGGCGACGCGAAGTCGTTCTCCGACGAGCTGCTGGCCGACCTGCTGGCGCTGTCCGATGTGATGCCGACCGGCTACCATGCGGCCGCCTCCGCCGAAGTCAAGCCGGGCGACACGGCCGTGGTGTTCGGCGATGGCGCGGTGGGATTGTGCGGCGTGCTGAGCGCGAAGATCCGCGGCGCCAAGCGCATCATCGCGATGAGCCGTCACGCCGACCGTCAGGCTCTGGCCCGCGAGTTCGGCGCGACCGATATCGTGGCCGAGCGCGGCGACGAGGCCGTGGCCAAGGTGATGGAGATGACCGGCGGCTACGGCGCGGACGCGGTGCTTGAATGCGTCGGCTCCGCCCAGTCGAACGACACCGCGATGAAGGTGGCCCGCGCCGGCGCGACCGTCGGCCGCGTGGGTCTGCCCCACGACGTCGAGGCCGACATTCCCGGACTGTTCTACCGCAACGTGGGGCTCAAGGGCGGGCCCGCCCCGGTGCGCCATTACGACACCGAGGTCGACCATCTGCTCGACCTGGTGATGAAGGGCGAAATCCACCCCGGCCGCGTGTTCACCGCCGAGTTCACACTCGACGAGATCCAGGAGGCCTACGCCGCCATGGACGAGCGCCGCACCATCAAGTCCCTGCTGCGCGTGAGCGAGGTCTGATGATGTTTGGCAAGAAGAACAACGGATTCTTTGCGGACGGACGGCAGACGCTGGAACAGAGCGATCCCGAGTTCATCGAACTGTTCTCGAACTTCGCCTATGGCGAGGTGGTCGAGTCCGAAGGCGCGAACCATCCCGAACTGACCGACGCGAAACGTTCGATGGCGATTCTGGCCGCGCTGATGGGGTGCCAGGGCGTGGACGCGTTCGCGATGATGGTGCCGGTCGCCCTTGATTCCGGCGTGACCCCGGTCCAGATCAAGGAAATCGTCTACCAGGGCACCGCGTATCTGGGATTCGGCCGCACGCTGCCGTTCCTCAAAGCCGCGAACGACGCGCTGCACGAGCGCGGCGTCGCGACCCCGCTGGAACCGCAGGGCACGGTCACGGCAGACACCCGCGAGGCCGCGGGCGAGGAGACGCAGATCCGCATCTTCGGCGAGCATATGCGCGGCTTCGCGCACAGCGAGCCCGCCGAGACGATGCATATACGCCAGTGGCTCGTCGATAACTGCTTCGGCGACTACTACACGCGCGGCGGCCTCGACGACCGCGAGCGCGAGATGATCACCGCCTGCTTCCTCGCCGCGCAGGGAGGCTGCGAGCCGCAGCTCACCAGCCATGTGAGGGCGAATGTGGGCGTGGGCAATTCCAAGGAGTTCATGATCGCGGTCGTCTCGCAGATCATGCCCTACATCGGCTATCCGCGCACCCTCAACGCCCTGGCCTGCGTGGACGCCGCCACCAAGGAGTAACGCTCCGTCATTCCGGCGGGGCTTTGCCTCCCCCTCGTCATTCCGAGCGCAGCGTAGCTTCCCCTCGTCATTCCGAGCGGAGCGTAGCGGAGTCGAGGAATCTCACGTTCAAGAGATTCCTCGGCTCCGTTTCTTTTGTAGGCAGGTCACATCAGGCCTTTGTATGTCGCGCCGGGGTACATGAACTCGTAGATCAGATTGCCGCTGCGTTCCATCCGGTCGTCATCGGTGGTGAGGATGAGGTCGCCGGTGGCGGAATATCGGGTGTACGCGGGATCGAGGCCGTTGAGGCCGGCGACGGTGCGCTTGATCCATGGCAGGTTGTTCCGCCCGTTGCATTCGATGATCTCGTTCATACGCAGCGTGTAGTCCGCGGTCACACCGTCGTTGCGGAACACGTAATGGATGGCCTTCGGATAGTCCTTCTCGCTGACCTCATCGTGGTAGTCCTCAAGCACTTCGCATTCCACGTTGCGGGTGTTCTCGAAGATGAGGTCGCCGTTCTCGTCCTGGATGAACACGATGGGGAAGCGCGCGTGGCCCATCTTTTCGTTGGCCACCATGTCGAATACGAGCATGGAGCAGTCGTCGAAGCTTTGCCGCGCCCACACCCAGTGGTTCCATTCCTTCAGGAAGTTCACGTTGCCCCACTGATGGTCGTGATAGCCGTAGCCGTGCGCCTCGACACGCTTGCCGTCGATGGTCAGCGCGCCGCTGACCTCGCCTTTGGGCACCGCGCAGAACCATGTGTAGAAGCGGTCCGGCGAGCCGAATTCGAAGTACGCGCTACCTGGGCGGTATGGCTTCGACAGGCTGTGCAGATGCAGATCCGCGCCGAGACCGTCGATCGGCTCGACGTGGATGTCATAGTCCTTGAGGTCGCCGCTGAAGCGGTGCGCGGCGTAGCGCACATCGCATTGCCGTTCGCCCCACGACGCCTCGGAGACTTGGAATTTGGGTTCTCTCATGTATTCGGTGCCGTCCGGCAGCGTGACCTTGATGGTGAAGCGTGGGTGGTCCTTGCCTGAATAGAGGTGGGCGCCGGATTTGGTGAAGAACTGGATGACGACTTTGGTGCCGTCGTCCAGAATCGCGTCGAAATACCACCATTCCCACATGCCTTTGGCCGACGTGCTGCGGCGGCCGTCCTCCCATGTTTCGATATGCTCCGGATTGACGCCCAGCCGCACGTAATCCTTGGGGTCATCCATCAGTCTCGCCGTGGTCATCATCATCGTCCTTTCTAACGAGCGAACGCATGTTAATTGACATTCGCAACTTTTCTTGATATGACCATAACCACGGGCCCATCGGGCCGCAAGGAACGAATGATGAGGATTCGTGACTTAATTGACGAATCGGGTTGATTCCTCCACGAAAAGGTGAATGACGATGAACGGACAACACGACTTCCAGTCGCCACCGCGATCTTTCGCGTCCCGCGACCTGCGTGTGCGCAAAACCTATGCGGCCCTGTTCGCCGCGTTCAAGGAGCTGATCGGCCGCAAGCCCTTCGAGGCGATCACCGTCACCGAACTGTGCGACGCGGCCATGATCCGCACGGCCACGTTCTATAAGCATTTTCAGGACAAATACGATTTCTTCTCGTTCATGGCGCAGGAATTGCGGGCCGATTACAGCGCCAAAGCCATACGCGGCCGCGACGGGAACATCGGCGCCGTGGAGTACTGCGAGGCCATCATCCGCGCCGGATTCGATTTTCTGGAAGACAACAAGGAGCTGCTCAAGGCGCTGGACGGCGGCAAGGCGGCCAATATCCTGATCCATGCCACGGCCGAAGGATTCCATCAGAATCTGGCCGATCGTATCCGGACCGATCTGCTGAACAGAGATCCGCGACGGACGGACGAAGAGGCCTCCCGCGACGCGACGCTGCTCGCGGAGATGTTCATCGGCGCGATCAGCCAGACCAGCCAATGGTGGTTCGCCCGCCGCGACCAGGTCGACAAGGACGACACCGTCGCCAGACTGACTGCCATCATCCGCGCCCTCGCCGCCAACTACGTCGCCTGAGTCATATCCACTCGCATCGCTGAACCAATCTCAACATCGGAAGCGTATCGGAACAACGCGGCGACCTCTTCAATTTTGTGGATGATATGCACAGGTACGAGCCGGAACTCTTCGCCAATCTGAAATAATAGACCACCATCATCGGCATGCCAGACGCCGTTCATTCACCGACTATAGGCGCATCTTATCGTCCGACGGCAGCATCCGACTTGATGCCCGGGTCAAGCAGAGATGGAGGAGCGAGGCCGGGGGACGATTTCGTCGTAAAGCCACCATAATGATTCATCGTCGTTAATGTCGGATGACTGATTGCGGGGGATGTCGTCGGCTTCTCGGCTTTCGTCGATGATGGTGCGGATTATGGACGCATGGTCCGCGATGATACCGCAGACTCCCAGGCGCAGGTCGTGGCGCATGGTGTCGGCATCGTTCACCGTCCATACGTAGACCGGAATATGCAGATCGCGCGCGTGTTCGAGCAACATCGTATTGAGCTGGCTTTCCTTCAACGCCACGAAGTCCACATCCATCTGCCAGTTGAGGTTGCCCAACGCTCCGAAGACGCAGTAGCCCACCCACCAGCGCGGCCGTTGCTGTTGCAGCCGATCCACGGCGTTCGCATTCGTCGACATGAACATCGCCCGGTCCGCGAAATGATGCCGTTCGACCGTCTCGATCACCGCGTCGGCCAATCGTTCGGCTTGTCCCTGTCCACCGGCGGTTTTTAGTTCGATCAGCAGTCCCGGACCGTCGGTCATGTTCTGCGCCGTGATGATGGCCTGGTCGAGCGTCGGCATGCGGAAATCCTCGCCACGCGAGGTGAGGCGCACCGCCTGCAATTGCCGCAGCGTATGCTCGGCGACGGCGAGATTCTCGCCGTGTTTCGCCAAGCGTCGGGTCGTCTTATCATGCAGGACCACGACCTGCCCGTCACCGGTGAGCCGCACGTCGATTTCGACATAGTCCGCGCCACGCGCCCCCGCGGCTTGGATGCCGGTCAAGGAGTTCTCCGGAGCCGAGGAATCCCCACGGTGGGCGATGGCCAGTGGCTCGTGCGACAGCGGCTCCTGCTGCAGATACGCCACTACGGGAACCGCCAAAGAGGCAATCGCGATTATCGAGATGATGACGCGCCACCGTGTGTCCCTGCCGACACGGGTTCTTCCGGAATCCGTCATACTGGCCCGTCCTGCGAACCGTCGCGGAGATGATATGGCAGATGATATGGCATCGGCCGCGTTTTCGTTCCACTGCGCAACGCCGGCAGACGTATACCGAATCATGGATACCAGCAGACAGCCGAACGCGAACGCTGCCGCCGAGGCCACCAACCACCGTATGGTGGTGGCCGTCAGCTGTTCGCGGAAATACGACGATCTGACCACGTACCGCAGCAGATACACATTGAAATCCCGTACGCTCACCGATGGCGTCGTCCACACCAAACGTGCGGCCATCTCGCACAGCGTGATGGCGAGCAACGCTCCGACGATTCGCAACCGTCGCCCCATGTCCAGGGTCTTCCATCGCCCCACACTGTCGTGGCAGGCTTTGGCGAAACTGGTCTCCTCACACGACATCGACACCGGCGCGAATATCAGAGCGACATATGCAAACGCCGCCACGCATACGGCCGTCGCGCCGACGATCCGCCCGGGCAATGTCGCGGCGATTTCATCGATGACGTATCGTGGGAACTCCAAGGTGGGCAGCAGCGATGACGAATAGCCGATATGGATGAGCAGGACGAGGAACACATAGTACGGCAGGGCGAGCAGCGACGAGGGGTGGCGAAGGTTTCCCAGCCGCGCGATCGAATACCGATACACAAAGGAGGCGTTGTGGCGGGAGTTTTCCATCAGGCATCGCGCGAAGGTGAGCATCACCGTGATTTCGAACACGCCGGCGACCAATGCGATCGCCGCGAGGATTCCAAGCAGTATGATGCCCGGAATCGTCAGAAACGCCTGCAGAATGCCGAGATCGTCCATCATCGGCGAGACGAGACTCGCGTCGGCGTACCAGTTGACGATCAGATCGCATGGCGGCGTGAGCACCAACGTCACCGCCAGCCGGTACAGGATTTCGAACGCCAGCGCATGCCCCGCCCAATATCCCAAACGATGCGCGCTCGCCCAATCCGCCCAGCGCGCGGTTACTACCGCCATGCCATTTCTCCTTCGAATCGTTCCGCCAAGCATTGATATGGCCATTGTGGCAAGCCGCGGAGTTTTCCGTACGCGAGTTCAGTGGCCGCTACGGGGATTTTCAGGGAAAAATCAGGGAATGTCGGGTCGCATGGGCAAAGGTCGAAGCCGACCGTCAGGATGGATGGCATGACTGAATCGACACCTATCATTCGTGCCATGCGCCGCGACGATCTGCCGCGGATCGAACAGCTCACCGGCGACATGTGGTATGCGGAATATGAGCCTAAAGTGGGGGCCGCGCTGTCGCATATCGATGTGGAGCATTGTCTGGCGCGCGCCACCTTCGCGCGGGTGGCGGAATTGAATGGCGAGATCGTGGGGTTCATCCTCGCCAGTATTCCCGCGCATACCACTCAGGTGAGCAAATTGCGCCATACCGTGCGTATGGTCGGCTCCGCACTGACGCTGCTGGCCGACGCAGCCGGGCGTCGCGGGCTTGATGAGTTCGCGCGCATCGCCCACGTGGACGACCGGTTGCTGCGTGATGCCGGACCGTTCGATGCGGAGGTGGTGCTGTTCGTATTGGCGCCGGCCGCGCGCGGGCATGGTCTGGGCAAGCGGATGTTCGATGCCGTGATGGAGTATTTCGCCGCGAACGGCATCGACGAGTACTTTTTATTCACGGACACGACCTGCGACTACACGTTCTATGAGCATCGCGGACTGGAACGCAGGGGAGCGCTGCCGTTGGAGACCAAGCCTGGCGACTGTTACGGCAGTGAACCGCCGACGTTTTTTGTTTACTCGGGGACGACTTCGCACGGGCCCCAAGCAAAGTGAGTGCCGTGCGACCTTTCCGCACATGAAAGTCACATCGCCTCACATGCCAAAATGGCGGCATTCCAAGGAATGTCGCCATTTTATGTTCGTTTGAAGCCTCTCAAAGGGTCACACGGGCGATTATTGAAGACAATCCGTGCGTCGAGCCTCCGTCTACTCCTCGGCGACCAACTCGAGATAGGAGTCGTTCCACAGATCCTCATCCCCGTCGGGCATAAGCAGCACGCGTTCGGGGTTCAGGGCCTGCACGGCACCCTCGTCGTGGGTGACGAGCACAATCGCACCTTCGTATTTGGCGATGGCCTTCAGAATCTCCTCGCGCGATGCGGGGTCGAGGTTGTTGGTGGGCTCGTCGAGCAGCAGCACGTTCGCGCGCGAGGTGACCAGCGTGGCCAGGGCGAGTCGCGTCTTCTCGCCGCCGGAGAGCACGTTGGCGGGTTTCATCGCGTCGTCGCCGGAGAAGAGGAACGAGCCGAGAATGGAGCGCGCGTGCGTGTCGTCGAGTTCGGGTGCCACATGGGTGAGGTTCTCCAACACGGTCGCGTCCAAGTCGAGCGTGTCGTGCTCCTGCGCGAAATAGCCGATTTTGCAGCCGTGCCCGTAGTCGACCGATCCGGTGTCGGGGTCCTCCAAGTGGGCGAGCAGCCGCAGGGTGGTGGTTTTGCCCGCGCCGTTGTAGCCGAGGATGACCACGCGCGAGCCCTTGTCGATGGCGAGGTTCACGCCGGCGAACACGATGTTGGATCCGTACGCTTTGGATATGTCCTTCGCCATGATGGGCGTGCGTCCGCAGGGCGCGGGCTCGGGGAAGCGGATGTCGGCCACCTTCTCGGCCTTCTGCGCCTCGGAGGTTTCGCTCAGGAGCTTTTCGGCGCGGCGCATCATGTTCTGCGCGGCCACGGCCTTGGTGGCCTTCGCGTGCAGGCGGATGCCCTGCTTCATCAGTCGTTCGGCCTTCTTCTCGGCCACCTCGCGCTCGCGGCGGCGGCGCTCCTCGTCGACGACCCGCTGGTGCAGGTACGCCTTCCATCCGATCGAATACATGTCGATCATGCCGCGCTGCGCATCGAGATGCCACACCTTGTTCACCACTTCGTCGAGCAGTTCGGTGGAGTGGGAGATGACCAGGAATCCGCCCTCGTATTTCTTCAGGTATCCGCGCAGCCATTCGATGGAGTCGGCGTCCAGATGGTTGGTGGGCTCGTCGAGAATGAGGGTGTCCGCGTC
Above is a window of Bifidobacterium eulemuris DNA encoding:
- a CDS encoding zinc-dependent alcohol dehydrogenase family protein, translated to MKAAIYKGIKQMACEERPAPAIVDAGDAIIRVVRACVCGSDLWFFRDGRDADTQTGHEAIGVVESVGDDVTVAKPGDFVVVPFPFSCGVCPVCKAGFESSCPHGGYFGSDEGMGCQAETLRVPHANGTLVVVPGDAKSFSDELLADLLALSDVMPTGYHAAASAEVKPGDTAVVFGDGAVGLCGVLSAKIRGAKRIIAMSRHADRQALAREFGATDIVAERGDEAVAKVMEMTGGYGADAVLECVGSAQSNDTAMKVARAGATVGRVGLPHDVEADIPGLFYRNVGLKGGPAPVRHYDTEVDHLLDLVMKGEIHPGRVFTAEFTLDEIQEAYAAMDERRTIKSLLRVSEV
- a CDS encoding ABC transporter permease; the encoded protein is MSRRMLRKDIRLAFTHSWGRFVSIVCLMALGSFALVGLWVTGPDMEATGKAFYGEHNLADVTVVSEYGLNDDDRTVISGTPGVRQAEFGYFKDVVIKGTNRSVRINSLPEAVSTYEVIEGRLPQAADEIALDEGLEDSYGVGSTFTLTEEPDIAGDTVLTADEFEVVGFVRSSEAISGLNLGTSTAGSGQLNQYAVVTEAAFDSDVAMIARITFTDTQGLDYWSDEYADRVQEHKDELSTRLADQPDKRVEEIRESRREQIAKARQQVDEAKTQLADAEAQLDQAKAQIEAGKDQISTESSTAVLGAQATMDDIGGDLDVIDSSINALRDAQQRLEEVLSDNRSQQADSLESAQQQLQALNDAIGDLYNQIGSTADQIQDSQRSIRSKASDLADSATDGTSQLIEGQRTLEQAEEEYQTKLDEFNEAKPAAEEQIAEAERQIRLAEEKVEGLSVPAYSVNGRREGLGGEGYRVYMIIADIVAKLARIFPIFLYLVAALVTFATMGRMVDEERVNSGTLKALGYSDMDVMRKFTMYGFAASTVGTIIGAAAGHTLLPLIVDRAYSNGFRLPRISLEFHPGITLVAFLLAWASAVLPSWLVASRELREKPAALLLPKPPAKGSTILLERVTPLWNRMSFTRKVTARNLFRYKGRMVMTIFGVCGAVALLFAGLGVQGSIGEISERQFGDLIHYDLIVAENSDNNQEQSDEVQTALEDDAVRSSMPIHYETLTKTVRDSVDKQEMTLLVTDDPYNYGDYMTLRERGTERTQVLTDNGAVISERLSETLGVGVGDTFTVDDENGVERRITVTGVCEMYIGHFVVMSSGGYERAFHQEYQSNAHMVRLVDTSTDNAAEQGARFMELSGVRGVVQNITNKQMVDQIVISLNQIMEVLIVVAVLLGVVILYNLTNLNVSERIRELSTIKVLGFHTGETTMYIYRETLVLSALGVLAGFGFGAWLHRYIITEVPPDEVMFDPSLVPHAFWMPALVIALVLAALGWVVWRRLKKVDMLAALKSVD
- a CDS encoding carboxymuconolactone decarboxylase family protein, producing the protein MFGKKNNGFFADGRQTLEQSDPEFIELFSNFAYGEVVESEGANHPELTDAKRSMAILAALMGCQGVDAFAMMVPVALDSGVTPVQIKEIVYQGTAYLGFGRTLPFLKAANDALHERGVATPLEPQGTVTADTREAAGEETQIRIFGEHMRGFAHSEPAETMHIRQWLVDNCFGDYYTRGGLDDREREMITACFLAAQGGCEPQLTSHVRANVGVGNSKEFMIAVVSQIMPYIGYPRTLNALACVDAATKE
- a CDS encoding TetR/AcrR family transcriptional regulator, translated to MNGQHDFQSPPRSFASRDLRVRKTYAALFAAFKELIGRKPFEAITVTELCDAAMIRTATFYKHFQDKYDFFSFMAQELRADYSAKAIRGRDGNIGAVEYCEAIIRAGFDFLEDNKELLKALDGGKAANILIHATAEGFHQNLADRIRTDLLNRDPRRTDEEASRDATLLAEMFIGAISQTSQWWFARRDQVDKDDTVARLTAIIRALAANYVA
- a CDS encoding glycerophosphodiester phosphodiesterase family protein; this translates as MAVVTARWADWASAHRLGYWAGHALAFEILYRLAVTLVLTPPCDLIVNWYADASLVSPMMDDLGILQAFLTIPGIILLGILAAIALVAGVFEITVMLTFARCLMENSRHNASFVYRYSIARLGNLRHPSSLLALPYYVFLVLLIHIGYSSSLLPTLEFPRYVIDEIAATLPGRIVGATAVCVAAFAYVALIFAPVSMSCEETSFAKACHDSVGRWKTLDMGRRLRIVGALLAITLCEMAARLVWTTPSVSVRDFNVYLLRYVVRSSYFREQLTATTIRWLVASAAAFAFGCLLVSMIRYTSAGVAQWNENAADAISSAISSPRRFAGRASMTDSGRTRVGRDTRWRVIISIIAIASLAVPVVAYLQQEPLSHEPLAIAHRGDSSAPENSLTGIQAAGARGADYVEIDVRLTGDGQVVVLHDKTTRRLAKHGENLAVAEHTLRQLQAVRLTSRGEDFRMPTLDQAIITAQNMTDGPGLLIELKTAGGQGQAERLADAVIETVERHHFADRAMFMSTNANAVDRLQQQRPRWWVGYCVFGALGNLNWQMDVDFVALKESQLNTMLLEHARDLHIPVYVWTVNDADTMRHDLRLGVCGIIADHASIIRTIIDESREADDIPRNQSSDINDDESLWWLYDEIVPRPRSSISA
- a CDS encoding lipocalin-like domain-containing protein, with amino-acid sequence MTTARLMDDPKDYVRLGVNPEHIETWEDGRRSTSAKGMWEWWYFDAILDDGTKVVIQFFTKSGAHLYSGKDHPRFTIKVTLPDGTEYMREPKFQVSEASWGERQCDVRYAAHRFSGDLKDYDIHVEPIDGLGADLHLHSLSKPYRPGSAYFEFGSPDRFYTWFCAVPKGEVSGALTIDGKRVEAHGYGYHDHQWGNVNFLKEWNHWVWARQSFDDCSMLVFDMVANEKMGHARFPIVFIQDENGDLIFENTRNVECEVLEDYHDEVSEKDYPKAIHYVFRNDGVTADYTLRMNEIIECNGRNNLPWIKRTVAGLNGLDPAYTRYSATGDLILTTDDDRMERSGNLIYEFMYPGATYKGLM
- a CDS encoding ABC transporter ATP-binding protein, producing MPYIEMNHSVKRYRMGDTVIEANKDVTFAIEQGELAIILGASGAGKSTVLNILGGMDTNTSGQVVIDGKDISGYSARQLTDYRRNDIGFVFQFYNLVANLTAKENVELASEIVADAQDPVQALTDVGLRDRVNNFPAQLSGGEQQRVAIARAVAKNPKILLCDEPTGALDYNTGKQVLQILQDMSRQRGATVVIVTHNSAIAPIADRVIRMHDGRVTAVETNEHPMDIKDLEW
- a CDS encoding GNAT family N-acetyltransferase; protein product: MTESTPIIRAMRRDDLPRIEQLTGDMWYAEYEPKVGAALSHIDVEHCLARATFARVAELNGEIVGFILASIPAHTTQVSKLRHTVRMVGSALTLLADAAGRRGLDEFARIAHVDDRLLRDAGPFDAEVVLFVLAPAARGHGLGKRMFDAVMEYFAANGIDEYFLFTDTTCDYTFYEHRGLERRGALPLETKPGDCYGSEPPTFFVYSGTTSHGPQAK